The genomic segment TCAGCAGCGCCTCCCAGGGCGCCATCTGCGCGGTGAACACCATCAGGATGAACGCCCGCCTGCCGCGCCAGCGCATCCGGCCGACCGCGAAGGCGGCCAGCAGCGCGACGGCCAGCGAGAGCAGCACCGCGCCGAGGGTGACGGTGAGGCTGTTGCGCCAGAAGGTGCCGAAGCCGTCGGCGTGCACGGCGGTGGAGAAGTGGTCGAGGGTGAGGTGCCGGGGCCAGAACGACGGGGTGTCGGCCTGGATGTCCACGGTCGGCTTGAAGGCGGTCAGCACCATCCAGTAGACGGGGAAGACCGACACCGCCACCACGAACAGCGCGGCGAGGTTGAGCGGGACCTTGCGCAGCGACCGGGTCACAGCGCCTCTCCTTCCTGCCGGAACATCCGGCGCAGATTGAAGACGAGCGCCACGAGCAGGATCAGCACGGTGAGCGTGGAGACCGCCGAGCCGACGTCGTACTTGTGGAGCGACTGCGCGATCTGGAAGGCGTAGACGGGCAGGGTGGTGGTCGCCCCGTTCGGGCCGCCTTCGCTGATCACCCAGATCTGGGCGAAGCACTTGAAGCACCAGATCACTTCGAGCGAGGTGATCAGGGCGAACAGCTGCCGCAGCATGGGGAAGGTGACGTGCCGGAAGACCTGGAAGCCGCCGGCGCCGTCCAGCCGGGCCGACTCGTACAGCTCGACGGGGATCGTGGTGAGCCCGCCGTAGAGGGTCAGCGCGGCGAACGGCACCGACTGCCAGACGACCAGGGTGACCAGGATGAAGAAGGTCGAGTTCCCGTCGGCGAACCAGGAGTAGTCGCGGTAGGAGTCGAACCCGAGCTCCACCAGCACCCAGTTGACCACTCCGAAGCGGGACTGGAAGAGCCACTGGAAGATGGTGGTGGCGGCGATCACCGGCGTCGCCCAGGTCAGGACGAGGGCGCTCATCACGGCCAGCCGCATCCGCTTGCCGAGCCGCGCCAGCATGAGCGCGACCAGGGTGCCGATCACCATGATGAGAACGACGTCGATCGCGGTCCACCACAGGGTGCGGCGTACCACCGTCCAGAACTCGGGGTCGTTCAGCACCTCCGAGTAGTTGTCGAACCCGACGAAGGTGGCGCCGCCGCGGATCAGTTCGCCCAGCCGGAAGTGCTGGAAGGACATCACCGTGTTGCGGATCAGCGGGTAGAGCAGGAGGAAGGCCGTGCCCACCACGGTGGGAGCGATCAACAGATACGGCCAGACGGCGCCGAGCACGGGGCGCCGGCGGCGGCGGGGTGCCGGGGGCGGATCCACGGAGGTCTGTTGAGGGGGCCGCCGGCGGGCGGCGGGGGGTGCAGCGGGCACGGCACTTCTCCTGGTGTCCTGGTGGGGGCTGTCTCGTCAGGCGGGGGCGGCCGCACGGGCCCGCACGGACCGGTCCCCGTTCAGGAAGCGGTGTTCAGGGCTTTGGTGATGGCCTCGGACGCGGTACGGGCGGCCGCGGCCGGGTCCGCTCCGGTCAGGTACTGCGTCATGTACTGCTTGATCGGGTTGTTCGCCTCGACGGCCGCCCAGTTGGGGGAGTTGGGGGTGCCGTGGCCGTTGGCCGCGCCGACCGCCATCACCGCGCCGCCCTCGTTGCCCGCCAGCACACCGGCCAGCGACGTCCTGTTGGGGACGTAGCTCATCTCCTTGGCCATGTCCGTCTGCCACTTCTCGCCGGCCAGCGCCTTGACGACCTCGTAGGCGGCGTCCTGGTGCTGCGACGCCTCCGGGATGATGAGGTCGGAGCCGCCGGTGAAGACCGCGCCGGGCTTGTCGGCCGTCTTGCCGGGGATCGGGAAGAAACCGATCTTGTCCTTCATCGCCGGGTTGGCCTTGATGATCGCGGCCGCGCCACCGGGGACCGAGATGATCTGCGCGCTCTTGCCCTTCGCGAAGACCTCTGCCTGGAGCGGCTTCGCCTCGTCGGAGTCCTTCGGGCCCTTGCCCAGGGCCTGGAGCTTCTTGTAGAACGCCATCCCGGCCTGCGCCTGGGGCGTGTCGAGGGTGCCCTTCCACTGGTCGCCGTCCTTGACGGCGAACTCACCGCCCTCGTCCCAGACGAAGCCGGCCAGCGCGTACCAGGTCTGTCCGGTCAGATAGATGCCGTCGTTGCCACCGGTGTTGAGCTTGGTGGTGTCGGCGATCCACTCGTCGCGGGTCTTGGGCGGGGTGGTGATGCCGGCCTGG from the Streptomyces sp. RKAG293 genome contains:
- a CDS encoding carbohydrate ABC transporter permease, translated to MPAAPPAARRRPPQQTSVDPPPAPRRRRRPVLGAVWPYLLIAPTVVGTAFLLLYPLIRNTVMSFQHFRLGELIRGGATFVGFDNYSEVLNDPEFWTVVRRTLWWTAIDVVLIMVIGTLVALMLARLGKRMRLAVMSALVLTWATPVIAATTIFQWLFQSRFGVVNWVLVELGFDSYRDYSWFADGNSTFFILVTLVVWQSVPFAALTLYGGLTTIPVELYESARLDGAGGFQVFRHVTFPMLRQLFALITSLEVIWCFKCFAQIWVISEGGPNGATTTLPVYAFQIAQSLHKYDVGSAVSTLTVLILLVALVFNLRRMFRQEGEAL
- a CDS encoding extracellular solute-binding protein, whose protein sequence is MRTRLLAGTAALAIAVAGLSACSSSSDSSNTAGDGKSPAELTVWIMKGSVSDPFLQRFRTDFETTHSGTTLKIQIQEWDGIGAKITSALASKDAPDVIEVGNTQVAQYAASGGVRDLTGKVADLKGADWIPGLAEPGKIDGKQFGIPWYAANRVVVYNKDLFTQAGITTPPKTRDEWIADTTKLNTGGNDGIYLTGQTWYALAGFVWDEGGEFAVKDGDQWKGTLDTPQAQAGMAFYKKLQALGKGPKDSDEAKPLQAEVFAKGKSAQIISVPGGAAAIIKANPAMKDKIGFFPIPGKTADKPGAVFTGGSDLIIPEASQHQDAAYEVVKALAGEKWQTDMAKEMSYVPNRTSLAGVLAGNEGGAVMAVGAANGHGTPNSPNWAAVEANNPIKQYMTQYLTGADPAAAARTASEAITKALNTAS